From a single Molothrus ater isolate BHLD 08-10-18 breed brown headed cowbird chromosome Z, BPBGC_Mater_1.1, whole genome shotgun sequence genomic region:
- the CZH5orf63 gene encoding glutaredoxin-like protein C5orf63 homolog — protein MMVLCFLSRALPRARHSPSPLGRQLCSASTNKPTLTLFTKKPCPLCDEAKEVLEPYKRRFILQEVDITLPENSAWYDKYKYDIPVFHLNGKFLMKHRVDIPKFEDRLRKLELQNEGNQ, from the exons ATGATGGTGCTCTGtttcctgagcagagccctgccacGAGCCAGGCATTCACCCAGCCCACTGGGGAGACAACTCTGCTCAGCCAGCACGAATAAACCAACCTTGACTTTATTCACCAAG AAACCATGCCCTCTGTGTGATGAAGCAAAAGAAGTTCTTGAGCCATATAAGAGAAGG TTCATTCTGCAGGAGGTGGACATCACCCTTCCAGAGAACTCGGCCTGGTACGATAAATACAAGTATGACATACCTGTTTTTCACTTAAATGGGAAGTTCCTGATGAAGCACCGAGTCGACATTCCAAAGTTTGAGGACCGGCTTAGGAAGCTGGAGCTGCAAAATGAGGGAAACCAgtga